TATTGATGATTTTAGTCATGGTAGGTGGCATATTCTTTTGGCGTGGACGAAAGAAACAAGCTGCTCAAATTGCTGAGTTGAAAGCCAAAATATCTGACAAAAAATAATATATGAGTAAGATAGTCGAGTAATTAATTTTGATTGCTCGGCTTTTTAAGTTGTTCCAGCTTCTTCCGTGAATGGCTAGGATAAGAAGGCGGTGCATCTATATGCGTAGATACTATCTGACCCAGTAAGGAAGGTATTAATTCAGTAAATTACCGAATTTTACGGTTACAAATAATTTAAACTTTTATTCAAGTACAATGGTTTGAATGCTGACGCACAATAAAGAGCAACTTTCAAATTCCCAAAAGAAAGACTTTGTCTGAATAATTAAAACATTTTTTCGATTGCACAACGGGTAATCGACGTCATTGGTTCAGGGCCAGATGATGAAATTTTTGGCTGTCACTAAACTTTTACGGTTAATTAGTGTAAACTGATATGAGCGAAAACATAAGTTAGGAATTTTAAAATCATGAATAAGGATACAATCTATTACTTTATTGGCATTAAGGGTTCAGGAATGAGTTCGTTGGCCATGATTTTGCATGATCAGGGATGCCAAGTGGCCGGTTCGGATATTGATGAATATACCTTTACGCAAAAGCCATTGGCAGCTGCTAATATTCCAATGTATTCATTTAATGCCGCAAATATTAAGCCTGGTATGACCGTGATTCGTGGGAATTCTTTTACTGATGACCAAGTTGAAGTGGCCGCGGCCTTAGCTTTAGGTGAGGCTGTCACAGTCGTCTCATATCCGGATATGGTGCAAGCACTGATTCAGCAGTACACCTCAATTGGTGTGGCTGGTGCCCACGGGAAGACTTCAACCACTGGGTTATTGGCGCATGTGCTATCTGGCATTGCACCAACCTCATTTTTGATTGGTGATGGGACCGGTAAAGGGGTGCCTGATGCTCGGTTCTTCGTCTTTGAGGCGGATGAGTATCGACGGCACTTTGCGGAATACACCCCCGACTACGCCATCTTAACGAATATTGATTTTGATCATCCTGACTATTACACGGGTATTGATGACGTGTTTGATGCCTTTGAAGGCTTTAGTCAACACGTGAAGAAGGGAATCTTTGCGTGGGGTGATGATACCCAATTGCGTAAGCTTTCGGTTGATGTGCCCATTTATTACTACGGTACTAATCCGGAAACGGACGATTTCGTGGCATCAGACATTAAGCGTTCAACGACCGGATCAACTTTTGACGTGTCTTACAAAGGTGAGTTCTTAGGTAATTTCCAAGTACCCTTGTTTGGTAAGCACGGCGTGTTGAACTCATTGGCCGTGATCGCGGTAGCCTATTTTGAACAAATTGATTTAGATTTGTTGCGGCAGGAATTGACAACCTTTCGGGGTGTGAAGCGCCGTTTCACAGAAAAAACCGTGGGTGAAGTCACGATTATTGACGATTACGCCCACCATCCTTCTGAAATCACAGCCACGCTAGATGCGGCCCGTCAAAAATTCCCCGGTCGTGAACTAGTCGCCGTTTTCCAACCACACACGTTCTCACGGACAATTGCTTATCTCGATGAGTTTGCCACATCCTTGAATCTAGCGGACAAAGTTTACCTCACTGACATTTTTGCATCGGCACGTGAAGTTGCCGGTGAAATTTCTTCAACAGACTTAGGTGCTAAGATTACCAAGTTTGGCGGTATTGTCTCACCCACGAATGTTGCGCCATTGCTGGATCATGAGGATCCTGTAGTGGTCTTTATGGGTGCCGGTGATTTACAAAAAACCGAATTTGCCTATGAAAACATTTTGGCCAACTTAACTGAAAATCTACAATAAAATATCAAATCACCAGCGTTTGGACAGTGTATGTTCAGACGCTTTTTGGTACTATAATAGATACTAGTATGCAGTTGCTGCATGAACAGTTTGCAAGAAAGATGGGGGAAAGACATGCCAGAATTACCAGAAGTGGAGACGGTCCGCCGCGGTTTGATGCGTTTAGTTGCCAAACGCCGGATTATATCAACAGAAGTTCGGTGGGAGAAGACTGTCGGCATGGATCCAGCAGCATTTGATGCTGAACTAGCTAATCGGGTAATTGAGCAAATTGATCGGCGTGGTAAATATCTCCTGTTTCGTTTAAGTGGTGGTTTGACCATGGTGTCGCACTTACGGATGGAAGGTTCATATTACACAGTTCCGGCTGGTACTGAACCAGGAAAACACGATTTGATCACTTTTCACCTGGATGGCGATGTTGATTTGTTTTACCGTGACACGCGTAAGTTTGGCCGTATGAAAGTGGTCAGAGATGAGGCGGTTATGACCGTAGCCGGGCTGGCCACAATTGGTCCCGAACCGACGGCTGATGCGTTATCCTTGGATTACATGGTTAATGAATTTCAACGGAGTAAGATGCATATTAAGCCTTTTTTACTTAATCAAAGTCATATTGCCGGCTTGGGTAATATTTATGTCGATGAAACGCTATGGCAATCTAAAATTCACCCTTTACAGCCCGCTAATAGTTTAACGACGCCCAAGTTAACCGAGTTACGCACAAACATCATTCATGAGATGCAACGAGCTATTAAGCATCACGGGACGACGGTGCACAGTTTTACAACTGCTTTTGGTGAGGCTGGTGAGTTCCAAAATGAACTACAAGTTTACGGTCGCCAGGGCCAACCATGTATGCGCTGTGGGACGCCTCTAGAGAAAACAAAGGTTGCCCAACGCGGGACGACGTATTGTCCACATTGCCAAGTATTACAGTAAAAAGGTAAAGGAGAAAATTCATGATCAAATTAGGATTAACCGGTGGTATCGCGACAGGGAAGTCGACGGTTTCAGCCTATATTCGTGAATTAGGGATCCCGGTGATTGATGCGGATGTGACTGCTCGTGAAATTGTCGAGCCGGGGGAACCTGCTTATGATGATATTGTCAGCTATTTTGGCCCAGAGATTTTGCAAGCAGATGGTACTTTAAATCGCGCCGCTTTGGGTAAAATCGTCTTTAGTCATGCGGAAAAGTTAGCCAAATTAAACGAATTCACCCATCCCCGTGTCTTCCAACGGACGCAGGAAAAGACAGCCGCGCTAGTGGCGACAGGGGCAGACGTCATTGTCTATGATATTCCCTTGTTATTTGAAGCTAACCGGCCAGATTCATTTGATGCGATCATGGTCGTGACGATTCCCCGGACATTACAAATTCAACGATTGATGGCCCGCAATCACTTTGATGAACAAGAAGCCGTCAAACGGATTGAGGCCCAGATGCCAATGGCCGAAAAAGAAGCGCGGGCAGACTATGTCATTTATAATGACGGTGACTTACAGACCACATATCGCCAAGTGGACCAGATTATCGCAGATGTGAAAAAGAAATTGGAGTAAGTGATGGCCTTTCATACAAATCAACATTATCGGGTCATCATTCCAACGGAGCCCTTGACCCAAACTCATACCCAAGCGCTGGCACAATTGTACCTACCGATTATCGGTCCGGAAGCGTTTGCCGTCTATTTTTCGATGGTGACTGGTAAAGTCAGTGATGAACCCACTTTAAATCATACGGATTTGCTAGATCAGTTGGCAATTTCATCACCCCATTTTCTACAAGCGCGTGAAATGCTTGAGGGATTGGGCCTACTAAAATCATTTGAACAAAAGCTGACGACAACGACGCAGTGGGTGTATCAATTTTTCTTACCGCTCACGCCAAGTGCTTTTTTTCATGAAAAACTATTATTAGGCCTTTTGAATCACTATATCGGCACTGAACAGACCACCGATCTAGTGGGGCGTTTATTACCGCATACCGCAGAAATTCCAGGTCAGGATGTTTCAAAACATTTCTTTGATGTTATCCGTCACCAACAGATGGCCGATTTGGACATTGTTGTTCCAGAAAACAGGATTACTTCGCCACTAGTGGACGCCTTGGGTGCTTCAAATACATCGATTGATTTTGAATTGATTCAAGCGATGTTGAAAAGTTTCCAGGTTCAACTCGTGGAATTAAAGCGACATGAAAGTAATTTGTTATTAATCAAGGACTTGTACGGGGTTTCTGATACGGACCTCGCACGCGTGATTGGGCAAAACTTGAATAACGACAAAAGTGTTAATATCAAGGGTGTTGAACAGAGTTTTGCCCGCAATTATCGTGCTAGTTTCAACACACCCCGTCATGCCGGTCAACCGGCCGAGACGATTAGCGGTGACACTGATGACAATCCACTGATTGCAGCTGCTAAGAAATTAAGCCCACTTGAATTTTTAGGCGATATTCGCAAGCAGAGTGGTGGCATGGTTACCAGTGGAGAAGAGTTTGAAATCAAGAAATTGGTGCAATTAGGTAAATTACCCAATGTTGTACTGAACATCATGCTATACAATTTAACGATTGTCGAGCAACGCACCACCCTCTCGCAGGCATTTATGGAAACGGTCTATAATGATTGGGCTCAGGTAGGCATACAAACCCCAGAAGCCGCGATTAAATATCTGCAGGAACGGCAGGTGAAGAAGCAACAAACGACCCAAAAACGTGGGGGAACGCACTATCAAACGACACCCCGGGTGATTGAGAAACGTCCAGACTGGCAAAAGCAGCAGGCCCGCACATTATCAAGCGATGAAAAACAGGCAGCTGATCAGATGTTGGCGGAACTCCAAGCACGGCGCAATCAACGCAATCAAAATGAAGGAGAGAATTAATGGCGGAAGAATTTGAAATAAAATTGCCCAGTCAACCTAACGAATTCACCTCAGTTAGTGATTCAATTAAAGACACAATGCAAAAAAAAGGGCTGACGGCCAAAGTTAATGCACTTCAACAACAAGTTTTGCAGGATGCGGAGGTCAATCAGTTTATCCAGGCCCATCAACCAGCACTGACCCAAGCGGTTTTTAATCGTGATTTTGCGACAATTTTTGAATATGTTAACCAACGGAATAAACAACGGGCCGGCGATGCGGTGGTCCATGACGGTTATGAACCTCATCTGGTTTTTAGTAATGACCGTATTCTGGTCACCTACACGGAGACCGAAGCACATCGCCAAGCCAATCGCCAAGCGGTTGCCAAAGAATATATTCACCTGGTCGGCATGTCAAAGCAGTTACGCAAGGCTAGTCTGACCCAATTTGCGGATGTTTCTGGTATGTCTGAAGCTTGGAGCAAAACATTGAAGTTTATCACGGCTTACCTGGCGGATCCAGAGCAAGTTGAATTCCATCGCGGCTTGTACCTCCATGGCGCATATGGAATTGGTAAAACTTATTTGATGGGTGCGATGGCAAATGAGCTAGCGGCCCAAAAAATTGAAGTTAGTCTCATTCACGTACCAACTTTAGCGACCGAACTTAAAGCTTTGATCAGTGGGGATGCGACTGATATTCAAAATCGGCTCCGTGAACTACGTGAGGTGCCGGTACTTGTGTTAGATGATATCGGCGCTGAAGCTGATGGGACGGGATGGATTCGCGATGATGTCTTGGGGGTGATTTTAGACGCCCGCATGCAAAATGAACTCCCTACATTTTTCACATCAAACTTTTCAATGGCAGATTTAGAAAGCCAGCATTTTGCGCAAACTAAGCAAGGCATTCAAGAGGTCAAAGCTGAGCGACTGATGCAACGTATCATGTTCCTCGCTGAAGAAGTCAATGTGACTGGTCCTAATCGACGTCTGAACGGTTAAAAATATGCATGGAATCAAAAAAATAATGATTGTTGTCGCAGTCATGTTATTGGCTTATGTCGGTTTGCGCCATGATACTGTGTTTTACCAGAGACAGCTGGCAGAAGTGGTGACCGTGCAAAAAACTAGGACGACGACGCAACACGATGAATTCAATAATGTGACCCACCATATCAACCAAAGGGTGCACATTCGATTATTAAATGGTAAGGCTAGGGGGACCGTCACGACGATCAGTAACAGCTATGATTCTAGTTTGGCGCTAACCCAACCTCTCAAGCCGGGCATGCAGATTTTCTTATCGAGTGTCCACGGTGGCCACGGTTGGCAATTTCGCACAATGAAGCGGGATGCCACCTGGCTGCCCTTATTGTTAGGTATGTTTACCTTGGTGATGGTCCAGATGGGCCAAGCTGGTCGTAAAACGGTGCTTGCGATGGTCGTCAATATGGGGTTATTCATCTTGACAACTTATCTTAGTAGCAGGATGCAGGACGCTGCTGTGTTCTGGTTGTTTATCATTTTTAGTGTGCTCGCTGCGATCATAACGTTAGGCTTAGTCATGGGCTTTCAACAGGAGCAGACCTGGACGGTGATTATCACCGTCGTTTCCACGATTTTTCTGACATTAGGGTTGGCCCAGCTTGTATTTTGGTTGACCAATGAGCGGGGCATGCATTTTGAATTGATGACTTTTATCACCCAGCTACCCGGCCCAATGTTTATGGCGATGACGCTGGTTGGTGTCCTTGGGGCGGTGATGGACGAAGCGACGGACATGATTGCAACATTGTATGCATTACTGATGGCCAATCCCAAAGTGACGGTCCGCCAGCTGATTACTGCGGGACGGCATGTCGGTCAAGAAATCTTTGGGGCCCTCAGCAATGTCTTGTTCTTAATTTTTATGGCTAATGAAATTCCGATGACACTGCTGTATCTGCGCAATGGCAATAACATTGGCTATACCTTCCAAATGAATTTGTCACTGGGGATGATTCAGACCCTCATTTCGGCGATAGGGATTGTATTGACCGTACCGGTCGGGATCTTTTGGGTATGGTTGTTCCGGAGTCGACGGACGCGGGGGATGATGCCATGACAGTGACGATGATGTTAGCGTTTATTTTATTGGTTTTGATGGTATGCATTGGTGGTGTGAAGGGCTTTGGTGCATTTATCAGTTTATGGATTAATTTTGTCATTATGATTGCCATGTTGGTGATGATTAATTTTGGTTTTAATGCCGTGATTGTCCTTTTGATTGGTGGGGTGTTACTACTTCTAGTGACCATTTTAAGCGCTGGTGCTGATGATGAAATCACATCTATCACGATGGGGGCGAGTTTCATTGTGATGGTCGCACTCATTATCCTGATGTTACCCGCTGAATATTTAAACTTAGCACAAGGGTTTGCTGAAGAGAATTCAGAAGAGCTGGAAGGGTTGTCATTGTCCATTGGGTTGAACTTTGTCTCAATTGGGCTTGTGGCTGCCGTTGTCGCAACTTTGGGTGCCATTGCCGAGGCATCAATTGCCGTGACTGCTGGCACTTATGAGTTGATTGAGCATAATCCAAAGATGACAGCGACTGAAATTTTTAAAACTGGGAGTCAGCTGGGTTATCAAATTGTTGGTACCGCAGTCAATACGGTTCTCTTTGGCTTTATGGCTGATTTCTTAAGCTTAGGCGTGTGGTATGCCAAGCTAGATTACGCGCTCGGTGACATTATTAATTCAAAGCTCTTTGTCTCAACTATGTTGTCGATGATTTATGCTATTTTGGGGGTCATTCTAGTATTACCAGTTTCCTTAGGCTTAATCGTTTGGCAACATCGTCGTCGCCATGAGAGCACCTGACTAAAAAAATGAAAACCCCAAAATGTCGGGGGTTTATCTATAAAAAATGAGAAGCTTATGGTATGATTAGACCGTAAGTTTTTTAGTTATCATAATGACTAATTAAGTATTAAGAAAATCGAAGAAAGTTGGTACGTTACATGAGTAAAGTACTTGTTATTGAAGATGAAGTAAATTTGGCGCGCTTCGTTGAACTTGAACTACAGCACGAAGGCTATGAGCCACAAATTGAAGACAATGGTCGCTCTGGTTTGGAAGCTGCCATGAAGGATGAT
This is a stretch of genomic DNA from Weissella soli. It encodes these proteins:
- the dnaI gene encoding primosomal protein DnaI, producing MAEEFEIKLPSQPNEFTSVSDSIKDTMQKKGLTAKVNALQQQVLQDAEVNQFIQAHQPALTQAVFNRDFATIFEYVNQRNKQRAGDAVVHDGYEPHLVFSNDRILVTYTETEAHRQANRQAVAKEYIHLVGMSKQLRKASLTQFADVSGMSEAWSKTLKFITAYLADPEQVEFHRGLYLHGAYGIGKTYLMGAMANELAAQKIEVSLIHVPTLATELKALISGDATDIQNRLRELREVPVLVLDDIGAEADGTGWIRDDVLGVILDARMQNELPTFFTSNFSMADLESQHFAQTKQGIQEVKAERLMQRIMFLAEEVNVTGPNRRLNG
- a CDS encoding DnaD domain protein; the protein is MAFHTNQHYRVIIPTEPLTQTHTQALAQLYLPIIGPEAFAVYFSMVTGKVSDEPTLNHTDLLDQLAISSPHFLQAREMLEGLGLLKSFEQKLTTTTQWVYQFFLPLTPSAFFHEKLLLGLLNHYIGTEQTTDLVGRLLPHTAEIPGQDVSKHFFDVIRHQQMADLDIVVPENRITSPLVDALGASNTSIDFELIQAMLKSFQVQLVELKRHESNLLLIKDLYGVSDTDLARVIGQNLNNDKSVNIKGVEQSFARNYRASFNTPRHAGQPAETISGDTDDNPLIAAAKKLSPLEFLGDIRKQSGGMVTSGEEFEIKKLVQLGKLPNVVLNIMLYNLTIVEQRTTLSQAFMETVYNDWAQVGIQTPEAAIKYLQERQVKKQQTTQKRGGTHYQTTPRVIEKRPDWQKQQARTLSSDEKQAADQMLAELQARRNQRNQNEGEN
- the mutM gene encoding bifunctional DNA-formamidopyrimidine glycosylase/DNA-(apurinic or apyrimidinic site) lyase, translated to MPELPEVETVRRGLMRLVAKRRIISTEVRWEKTVGMDPAAFDAELANRVIEQIDRRGKYLLFRLSGGLTMVSHLRMEGSYYTVPAGTEPGKHDLITFHLDGDVDLFYRDTRKFGRMKVVRDEAVMTVAGLATIGPEPTADALSLDYMVNEFQRSKMHIKPFLLNQSHIAGLGNIYVDETLWQSKIHPLQPANSLTTPKLTELRTNIIHEMQRAIKHHGTTVHSFTTAFGEAGEFQNELQVYGRQGQPCMRCGTPLEKTKVAQRGTTYCPHCQVLQ
- a CDS encoding YibE/F family protein; amino-acid sequence: MIVVAVMLLAYVGLRHDTVFYQRQLAEVVTVQKTRTTTQHDEFNNVTHHINQRVHIRLLNGKARGTVTTISNSYDSSLALTQPLKPGMQIFLSSVHGGHGWQFRTMKRDATWLPLLLGMFTLVMVQMGQAGRKTVLAMVVNMGLFILTTYLSSRMQDAAVFWLFIIFSVLAAIITLGLVMGFQQEQTWTVIITVVSTIFLTLGLAQLVFWLTNERGMHFELMTFITQLPGPMFMAMTLVGVLGAVMDEATDMIATLYALLMANPKVTVRQLITAGRHVGQEIFGALSNVLFLIFMANEIPMTLLYLRNGNNIGYTFQMNLSLGMIQTLISAIGIVLTVPVGIFWVWLFRSRRTRGMMP
- a CDS encoding YibE/F family protein, with amino-acid sequence MTVTMMLAFILLVLMVCIGGVKGFGAFISLWINFVIMIAMLVMINFGFNAVIVLLIGGVLLLLVTILSAGADDEITSITMGASFIVMVALIILMLPAEYLNLAQGFAEENSEELEGLSLSIGLNFVSIGLVAAVVATLGAIAEASIAVTAGTYELIEHNPKMTATEIFKTGSQLGYQIVGTAVNTVLFGFMADFLSLGVWYAKLDYALGDIINSKLFVSTMLSMIYAILGVILVLPVSLGLIVWQHRRRHEST
- the murC gene encoding UDP-N-acetylmuramate--L-alanine ligase; its protein translation is MNKDTIYYFIGIKGSGMSSLAMILHDQGCQVAGSDIDEYTFTQKPLAAANIPMYSFNAANIKPGMTVIRGNSFTDDQVEVAAALALGEAVTVVSYPDMVQALIQQYTSIGVAGAHGKTSTTGLLAHVLSGIAPTSFLIGDGTGKGVPDARFFVFEADEYRRHFAEYTPDYAILTNIDFDHPDYYTGIDDVFDAFEGFSQHVKKGIFAWGDDTQLRKLSVDVPIYYYGTNPETDDFVASDIKRSTTGSTFDVSYKGEFLGNFQVPLFGKHGVLNSLAVIAVAYFEQIDLDLLRQELTTFRGVKRRFTEKTVGEVTIIDDYAHHPSEITATLDAARQKFPGRELVAVFQPHTFSRTIAYLDEFATSLNLADKVYLTDIFASAREVAGEISSTDLGAKITKFGGIVSPTNVAPLLDHEDPVVVFMGAGDLQKTEFAYENILANLTENLQ
- the coaE gene encoding dephospho-CoA kinase (Dephospho-CoA kinase (CoaE) performs the final step in coenzyme A biosynthesis.): MIKLGLTGGIATGKSTVSAYIRELGIPVIDADVTAREIVEPGEPAYDDIVSYFGPEILQADGTLNRAALGKIVFSHAEKLAKLNEFTHPRVFQRTQEKTAALVATGADVIVYDIPLLFEANRPDSFDAIMVVTIPRTLQIQRLMARNHFDEQEAVKRIEAQMPMAEKEARADYVIYNDGDLQTTYRQVDQIIADVKKKLE